CATGCAGCGCATTGGCACGCTTGCGCCCGTGGCGAGGATCGCACCCCGTTCTTTCCTCGGGCGCATGCTGTCGCCATCGAAGCTTCGGCCTTCGGCGAAGGCCGCGTAGAAGAAGAGGCACAGCTCTTCTTTGCGTTGCGCGTCGTACTCGCGCGCGTCTGCGCAGATTTGGAACGCTGTGGGAAGCGTGCCGGTGCACTCGATCTCGATCTGGAGCTCGAAGACGGCACCGACCGGCGCATCGACGTACCGGTTGCCTCGCCCAGCTCCGACGAAAAGACGCTCGGCGACATCCTGCGCGCGAAGCTCACCGGCAGCGCGTTCTCGTGTGCGATCGTCGGATTGCGTCTGCGCGCGGTTCGCTTGGAAGAGGCCGGAGAGGCGTTACCGATCTTCCCCGCCGACGATGTCGATCCGCGCGCCGTCGCGGTGACGATCGCGCGGCTGGAGGTGATTACCGGCGAACCGCCGCGGCGCGCGCGCATCCGCGCGGCACACGCGCTCGAGCGCCGTTTCTCGTACGAGCCGTTTGCGCTGCGTCGTCCCGAGCCCCTCGACCGCGCTTCGCGCGCTCGGGATAAACTCTGCGAGCACGTGATGCGAGCGAAGTCGAAAGAGCGACGTGACGAAACGTTGCTGTCGCAGCTTCGGCTGCTCGCCGTCCGCGAGATTGCCGTCCGCGTGGAGAAGGGCGTTCTCGCCTACGTCGGGCCGCACCGCGTGCTCTCGTGCGGTGGTCCGTGGCGAATAGAAGAGGGCTGGTTCGCGAACGATCCGGTCTCGCGCGACGAATACGACGTTCTGCTCGACGACATGTCGCTCGTGCGCGTCTACCGGCAGGGAGCGCACTGGTATCTTCGCGGCGCCTACGATTAACGCCATCCTCGAGCGCGTCGAAGGATGTATGCCGAACTCCACGTTTCCTCGAACTTCACGTTTCTCGCGGGAGCCTCGCATCCCGAAGAGTTGATCGAGCGCGCCGCCGAGCTCGGTTTGGCGGGGATCGCGCTCACCGATCGCGACGGGCTCTACGGTGCGGTACGCTTTGCCGTGCACGCACGATCCTGTGGCATCGACGCCATCATCGGCAGCGAGCTGACCTTCGAGGAGGGCGGACGCATCGTATTGCTCGTCGAGGACGATATGGGATACGCGAATCTTTGCGAGCTGATCTCGCGTGCGCAGCTCCGCGGCAGCAAAGGCGACGCGCGCTTACGCATCGAGGATCTGGAAGGGAGGAGCGGCGGGCTCGTCGCGCTCGTCGGAGGCGAGCACGCAACGCGCAAGCGCGTACTCGTGCTGCGCGACCGATTCCCGGCAGCGCTCTATCTCGAGCTGCAACGCCACTTCACGCAAGAGGAGGAGCGCCGCACTGCCCGGCTGTTTGCGCTGGCGCGCGCGCTGCACCTTCCCGTCGTTGCGACGAACGGCGTTGCGTACGCGCGCAAAGACGACGCGCTGCTCGCCGATGTGCTCGCATGCATCAGGGAAACGACGACGCTGGAGCAGGCGCGTGCAGAGAACCGCCTGCGTCCGAATGCCGAATATCACCTCAAATCGGCGCGCGCGATGCGTCGTCTCTTCGCCGATTGCCCGCAGGCCGTCGACGCGACCATCGAAATCGCGCATCGCTGTGCGTTCCGTCTGGGGCGTATCGTGGGGCAGTTCCCGCTTTTTCCCGTTGCGCAAGGCACGACGCCGCACGCGTATCTGCGCGAACTCGTCGCACGCGGGGCGGCGGAACGCTACGGTATGCCGCTGCGCTCGGAGGTGGAGCGCCAATTGGAATACGAGCTCGGCATCATCGCAAAGATGGATCTCGCCGGCTATTTCCTCATCGTCTGGGATATCGTGCGCGCCGCGCACGAGCTCGGCGTGCTCTGCCAAGGTCGAGGATCCGCTGCGAACTCCGCAGTCTGCTACGTGCTCGGCATCACCGCCGTGGATCCGATTGGAATGAAGTTGCTCTTCGAGCGCTTCATGTCCGAAGAGCGGCACGAGATTCCCGACATCGACATCGACTTCGCGCATCAGGATCGCGAGCGCGTCATCCAGTACGTGTACGAGCGTTACGGCCGGACGAATGCCGCGATGACGGCGGAGGTCATCACCTACGGCGGTCGCTCCGCCCTCCGCGATGTCGCCAAGGCGTTCGGTGTCACGCTTCAGGACGTTGAGGCCCTCGCTCGCGACTATGCGTCGGGAGAGGCACTGCCCGAACCGCTTGCGAGCTTCTGTACGAGGATGCGTGCGTTTCCGCGCCACATGGGCATTCACTCCGGCGGCATGGTGATCACGCGCGATCCGCTCGTGCGCGTTGCGCCGGTGGAGTGGGCGACGATGCGCGATCGCACGATCGTGCAATTGGACAAGGACGATCTGCAAGAGCTCGGCCTCATCAAGATCGACTTGCTCGGCTTGGGCATGCTCTCGTTATTACGCGAAGCCTTCGCACTGCATAACCGATACGCTCGAGAAGGTCGCGAGGGAGAGGAGCGTGCGTCGGCATCGGAGACGCTCGCCGCTCGTCATCCAAGACTCGCTCCTGCTGCGCAGCCTCCTCTTGCGCTGCATACGATTCCCCCCGACGATCCCGAGACGTACGCAATGATTCAGCGGGCCGATACGATCGGCGTCTTCCAGATCGAATCGCGCGCGCAACAGTCGATGCTCCCGCGCATGAAGCCGGCCTGCTTCTACGACCTCGTGATGCAGGTTGCGATCATTCGTCCGGGGCCGATTCAAGGGCAGATGATCCATCCATTTCTGCGCCGGCGCTCGGGGCTGGAGCCGGTGACGTATCCTCATCCCAAGCTCAAAGCGGTGCTCGAGCGCACGCTCGGCGTGCCGCTCTTTCAAGAACAAGGCATGCGCATGGCGATCGAAGCCGCCGGCTTCACGCCGGGCGAAGCCGACGTGCTTCGGCGCGCGATGGGGCACAAGCGCTCGCGCGAGCGCATGGGCGCAATTCGGGACCGTTTGGTGAACGGCATGACCGCAAACGGTATCGACCTCGCAGCCGCCGAGCAGCTCTTTCACATGCTTGAGGGTTTTGCGGATTACGGATTTCCGGAATCGCATGCGGCGAGCTTCGCGTTGCTCGCCTACGCGTCGGCATATGTAAAATGCCATTTCCCCGCGATCTTTGCGGCGGCGATTCTCAATGTGCAGCCGATGGGATTCTATTCAACGGAAGTGCTCGTCAACGACGCCAAGCGTCATGGCGTCGCCGTCAAGCCGGTGGAAGTAAACGCAAGCGAGTACTGGTCGCACGTCGAGAGAGACGGCGCGTTGCGTCTGGGATTCCATCTCGTGCGCGGGCTCGGCGAAGCGCAGCGCGCGCGGCTCGAGGCGGCGCTGCGCGGCGGCGGCTTTTGCGATCTCGTCGATTTCACGCGCCGGACGCAACTCGAAAAGGAGGCGATCGAGAACCTCGCCGTCGCCGGAGCGTTCGCACCGTGGTTTGCGTCGCGGCGCGAAGCGATGTGGGCGCTGCGCGCGCTCGACGAGCGCGAGGCACGCGGTGCGCTCGGCAAGCTCATGGACGTCGAGGAACCGCAGGTCGCTTTTGCCGCACTCGACTCGAAGCAGAGCGCAGCCTTCGATCTGTGGTCGACCGGCGTCACGCCCAAGGGCCAAGCCGTCGAACACTTTCGCGCGCAGCTCGAGCGGCTGCGCGTCATCCCGGCGGCACGCCTTTCGGAGATGCCGCGCAATCTGCTATGCCGCGTCGGCGGCCTCGTCATTACGCGCCAACGCCCTGGAACGGCGAAGGGATTCGTTTTTCTCACGCTCGAGGACGAGACTGGGCTGGTCAACGTCATCGTGCGCCCCGACGTGTACGAGCGCTATCGTCGCGAAATTCACACCTCACCCATGCTCGTCGTCGAAGGGAAACTTCAGAGGGAGGGCGGCTGCATCGACCTGCTTGCGCGCACGGTCCGCAGCTTCGACAGCGAGGGCGTCGTCGACGGCGTGCAGGCCCATGACTTCAGGTAGGGAAGCCTAACTTCCCGATGCTGCAGCTAGCCGACGCGTTTGCGCGGCCGATCGAGTACTTGCGAATCTCCGTCACGGACAAGTGCAATCTGCGCTGCGTCTACTGCATGCCCGAAGGCGGGCTTCCGTGGCTGCGGCGCGACGAAATTCTCTCGTACGAGGAGATCGCGCAGATCGTCGAAGCCGCCGCCTCGGTGGGCGTTCGCAGCATCCGGTTGACCGGCGGAGAGCCGCTCCTGCGCCGTTATCTGGAGCGCCTCGTCGCGATGCTCGCACGCATTCCGGGCATCGACGATCTCGCGCTCTCTACCAACGGCTTGCTGCTTGAAGAGCAACTCGACGGTCTCGCCGCTGCCGGCCTGCGACGGGTCAACGTCTCGCTCGATACCCTTCGTCCGGACCGTTTCGAAAGCATCGCGCGGCGCCCCGGTCTCGACCGGGTTCTTGCGTCGATCGAGGCGGCAATCGCGCGGGGCCTCGAGCCCGTGAAAATCAACTGCGTCGTAATGCGCGGCCGCAACGACGACGAGGTAGCGGATTTCGCCGAGCTCTCGCGCCGGCTGCCCGTTGCCGTACGATTCATCGAGGCGATGCCCGTGCTGGAGTACGCGCAAGCGCAACGCGAGGAGTACGTCTGCGCCGACGAGATCCTCGCGCACATACGACGAATCGCCGATCTGGAGCCGGTCGACGGCCCTCGGGGTAACGGTCCCGCGCGTTACTTCGCATTTCCCGGCGCGCCGGGGACGATCGGCGTCATCACGCCGCTCTCGCACGACTATTGCGATCGCTGCAACCGTATTCGCTTGACCGCGGACGGCCGTCTACGGCTCTGTCTCTTCGGAAATCACCACGTCGATCTTCGCACGCAGCTACGCGCCGGTGCGACGCGCGACGAGCTCGCTGCCACGCTCGCGCGCTCGATGGCGATCAAACCCGAGCGCCACCATCTACGCCTCGGCGAGCCGGCGTCGCGAATGCGCGCGCTCTCCGAAATCGGAGGTTAGTCCGACAGGTTCCTAGAGACCGCTACGGCAGGGTGCGGCGGTCGTACAGCCAGCGCAGGAACGGCGTGAGGTACGTCCCGGACGGCAAGACGTAGTCTGTTCCCGGCAGGAGGTACTCTTCGGGAACCGGCGAGCCTTCGGGAAGATCGAGCACGTCGCGGTTGGCCGGATAACAGAGCGGCCAGGGAATGTATCCGGTCTCCGAGCCACCCCTGCTGAAGACCACGTCGTACCGCGCGTAATGACAGCGAATCCCGTTGCCGCCCTGCCAGTCACGCACGGAGGTAATCACCCCTTCGGCCGTTTCGTCGACGTGACGCTGCATGCCGTTGACGTTGAAATAGACGCGCCGGTATGCGGACGCTGGTCGCGGTGGAATCGTCGCGACGCTAAGCGGATTGTTGTTCGATTGCAGCTGCGCGACTTCGCGTGCGAACAACCGTTGATCGCGTTGCAGTTGCGAAGCGAATCCTTGCGGACGCGGTTGCGGCCGCACGCGCCGCGGAGCGGCCGAAGGCCGCGGCGGCGGTAACG
The nucleotide sequence above comes from Candidatus Dormiibacterota bacterium. Encoded proteins:
- the moaA gene encoding GTP 3',8-cyclase MoaA gives rise to the protein MLQLADAFARPIEYLRISVTDKCNLRCVYCMPEGGLPWLRRDEILSYEEIAQIVEAAASVGVRSIRLTGGEPLLRRYLERLVAMLARIPGIDDLALSTNGLLLEEQLDGLAAAGLRRVNVSLDTLRPDRFESIARRPGLDRVLASIEAAIARGLEPVKINCVVMRGRNDDEVADFAELSRRLPVAVRFIEAMPVLEYAQAQREEYVCADEILAHIRRIADLEPVDGPRGNGPARYFAFPGAPGTIGVITPLSHDYCDRCNRIRLTADGRLRLCLFGNHHVDLRTQLRAGATRDELAATLARSMAIKPERHHLRLGEPASRMRALSEIGG
- a CDS encoding error-prone DNA polymerase encodes the protein MYAELHVSSNFTFLAGASHPEELIERAAELGLAGIALTDRDGLYGAVRFAVHARSCGIDAIIGSELTFEEGGRIVLLVEDDMGYANLCELISRAQLRGSKGDARLRIEDLEGRSGGLVALVGGEHATRKRVLVLRDRFPAALYLELQRHFTQEEERRTARLFALARALHLPVVATNGVAYARKDDALLADVLACIRETTTLEQARAENRLRPNAEYHLKSARAMRRLFADCPQAVDATIEIAHRCAFRLGRIVGQFPLFPVAQGTTPHAYLRELVARGAAERYGMPLRSEVERQLEYELGIIAKMDLAGYFLIVWDIVRAAHELGVLCQGRGSAANSAVCYVLGITAVDPIGMKLLFERFMSEERHEIPDIDIDFAHQDRERVIQYVYERYGRTNAAMTAEVITYGGRSALRDVAKAFGVTLQDVEALARDYASGEALPEPLASFCTRMRAFPRHMGIHSGGMVITRDPLVRVAPVEWATMRDRTIVQLDKDDLQELGLIKIDLLGLGMLSLLREAFALHNRYAREGREGEERASASETLAARHPRLAPAAQPPLALHTIPPDDPETYAMIQRADTIGVFQIESRAQQSMLPRMKPACFYDLVMQVAIIRPGPIQGQMIHPFLRRRSGLEPVTYPHPKLKAVLERTLGVPLFQEQGMRMAIEAAGFTPGEADVLRRAMGHKRSRERMGAIRDRLVNGMTANGIDLAAAEQLFHMLEGFADYGFPESHAASFALLAYASAYVKCHFPAIFAAAILNVQPMGFYSTEVLVNDAKRHGVAVKPVEVNASEYWSHVERDGALRLGFHLVRGLGEAQRARLEAALRGGGFCDLVDFTRRTQLEKEAIENLAVAGAFAPWFASRREAMWALRALDEREARGALGKLMDVEEPQVAFAALDSKQSAAFDLWSTGVTPKGQAVEHFRAQLERLRVIPAARLSEMPRNLLCRVGGLVITRQRPGTAKGFVFLTLEDETGLVNVIVRPDVYERYRREIHTSPMLVVEGKLQREGGCIDLLARTVRSFDSEGVVDGVQAHDFR